The Aliiroseovarius sediminilitoris region GTTGCCCGCGCCAAGCGCGCGTTTCAGCTTGTTTTCAGGCGCTTTCATCGCGACCTCCAATTGCTTAACATGTAAACAACCAGAGATTAGTCGACCGGTTGACGCCAATCAAGCAATAGGATGCGCACAGTGGTGCCAATCCCACTGCGTCCACCATTTAATTAAGATAGTCAGATCGTTGCAGCCCGTATTTTGCCATCTTCTCGTTCAGGGTCCGGCGGGGCAGGCACAGCTCGTCCATCACCCCGACGATCGAGCCTTTATGGCGGCGCATCGTGTTGTCGATCAGCATCCGCTCAAACGCTTCAACGTATTCTTTCAACGGCTTGCCCTCGGTCGTCATGACCGGCTGCACCTCGTCATGGTCCGACATCAGAAGCGACGAGATCGTGCCAGTGCCGCGCCGCGACTGCAACACGGCCCGTTCGGCGATGTTGATCAACTGACGGATATTGCCGGGCCATGGCGCTTGCAGAAGCTGGGCGGCTTCCTGGGCGCTGACCGTCGGGGCAGCGCATCCGTATTCGTCGGCGAACTGGTCCGCAAAGCCGGTGAAAAGCATCAGGATATCTTCGCCCCGTTGCCGCAGGGGTGGCAGGGTGATCTTCATCGCCGCCAGACGATAGAACAGATCCGGGCGCAGGCAATCCTCGCAGGTCTTACCCTGTTCTTGCAGATTGCAGATCGCGACAACACGCGTTTCAGCGGGCGTCCCCTGATCGTTCATCCATGTTAAAAGGCGGGCCTGTAGACCCATCGGCAATGCCTCGATGTCTTCGAGAACGAGAGTGCCACCGCGCGCTTCCTCGACCAAGGGCTGCGGGCCGCCGTCTTCCATCGGGCCGAACAGGCGACGGGTCAGATCGTCTTCTTCCTGCCCTGCGCAAGTGGCAACGACAAATTTCTTGCCGGCCTTCGCGCCGACAGCGTGCAGCGCATGGGCCACCAATGTCTTGCCGGTGCCGGTTTCGCCTTCGATCAGCACATGACCGTCCGACTGCCCGATATCCAGAATATCCTCGCGCAAACGCGACATGACCGGCGATGCGCCGATCAGCTTTTTCATGATGGTCGAACCATCGGACAATTCCCGGCGCAGCGCGCGGGCATCCATGGCCAACCGGCGCTTATGCGTGGCCTTCTTGGCCAGGTTGGTCAGTTGATCCGGGTTGAATGGTTTTTCAAGGAAATCGAAGGCCCCCACCCGCATCGCTTCGACCGCCATCGGCACATCACCATGACCGGTGATCATGATCACGGGCAACGAGCTGTCGAGGCTCATCAGTTTTTTCAGGAACCCCATGCCGTCAATGCCGGGCATCTTGATGTCCGAAATGATGACCCCGGGATAATCTTGCCCGATCACCTTCAAGGCGTCCTCGGCAGACGGAAAGGTCTCCGTCTCGAAACCGGACAGGGACAACCATTGGGAGATGGATTGTCTCATGTCCTGTTCGTCGTCGACGATCGCGATTTTCATTGCCTGCGCCATGGCAGCCTCCTGATACATTCTCGGCACTGTCGCCCCTATTCGGCGGCTTCAACGTCCATTTCTTCGTCATCCAGAACCGGCAGTTCAACCTCGAAAACGGCGCCGCCATCCTGGCCGTTGCGTGCCGTCAGACGACCGCCCAGATCGGTCACGATGCCGGACGAAATCGCCAGTCCAAGCCCGACGCCGTCGCCCGGCGCCTTGGTGGTATAGAAAGGCTCGAACAGGTTATCCAGGTCTTCCACTCCGTTTCCGTTATCGCGCACCGTGATCAACACATAATCGCCCCGGCTGACGATGATATCAACCTGCGGCAAATCAACGGTTTTTGTTGCGTCCAGCGCATTGCGCAGCAAATTGATCAACACTTGCTCCAGACGCAAGCGATCTCCCATTACCATAACAGGTTCGCGCGGAATATTGCGCGTGATGCGCACTTCGCGGCTTTTTAGCTGTGGCTCCATCATCGACAGGGCTGTCGAGACACTGTCGCGCACGTCCATCGGCTCGAACGCGTCGCCGCCCTTGCGGGCATAGCTTTTCAGCTGCCGCGTGATGGCGCCCATCCGCTCGATCAGGTCATCAATACGCTGGAAACTGGACAAGGCTTCATCAGGGCGTTTGCGTTGCAGCAAAAGTTTCGCCCCGGCCAGATAGGTCTTCATGGCTGCCAGTGGCTGGTTCAACTCGTGGCTGACGGCCGCTGACATCTCGCCCAAAGCGGCCAGCTTCGAGCTTTGTGCCAGCGTCTGTTCGGCCACTTGCAGGTTTTCCTCGGCGCGTTTGCGTTCGGCGATCTCGCGTTGCAAGGCAAGGTTCAACTGCCGCAAATCCGCCGATTCCTGCGCAAACAGCACCGAACGGAACTGTGCACGGCGGCTGATCAGGTAAAACAACAGCGACAGAAGCATCGCAAAGGCCATGATTTCAAGCGCCAGAACTGCGTTCACCTTCTCGCGCACCGACGCGTAGGACGTGAAAGAAGCGATCCGCCATCCCTGAAAGGGCACCCGGCTCTCATGGCGCATCACCTCTTCGCCCAGAAACAGGACGTCCGATGGTAGACCCGACCAGTCCGCCGCGTCGCGCACGCTGCGCCGGATCGCGTCGGTGGCGGATACGGTGGCCAGCGCTTCGCCTTCCGGTTTGCCGCGCCAGCGGGGTTCCGTGGCCAGGATCACGTTGCCTTCGCTGTCGGTGACAAGCACCGCATCCGAGATGCCCGACCAACTGCTTTCGAACTTGCGCAGGTCCACATTCACGACAATCACCCCGATCACGCCATCGCTGTCTTCGATCTTGCGGGAATAGGAAAACTCATACGACCCGGCCTCGGTCTGCACCGTTGTAAAGACAGTTTCCGAGCTTCTGAGTGCCTCAACAAAATAAGGGTTTGTGCGGTGTTGCGACCCCAGTGCTTCGCGTGTGGTGGCGGCAACGGCGCGCCCGCCACCGTCCAACAGCATCAGCGACGCGGCCTCGATTTCGTCGCGATAGGAAATCAGTCGGGCGGTGCTTTGCGAATAATCGGCGGAATTCAAAGCATTGATCAGCGCCGGATCACGCGACAGCAACAGAGGCACGACCGAGTTGCGCTGCAATTCGCTGAGCAGGTTGCCCGAATACAGCGCCACCCGAAGCTCAGCCCGGTTTCGCGTCGTTTCCGTGTAACGCTCGGTCAGCAGACGGTTTGAAAAGAAGACCACAAAAACAGCAAGCGAAATCAACGCAACAAGCACAAGGCGCGCGCGAAGACTGACCCCCGGACGCGGGGGCGGGACTGGACGTTTCTTAAGATCGACCATGGGTCAAAGATAGGTCCGCAAGACCGGCTTCGCAATCACGCAGCGACGACGCTGTCCACCAACGAGCGGAACATCGCCACGCCATCGGTGCCGCCGTGTTTTTCGTCCACGCAGCGTTCCGGGTGCGGCATCATGCCAAGCACGCGACGGTTCTTGGACATCACCCCGGCTATATCCCCGGTCGAACCGTTGGGGTTGTCGACATAGGTAAACGCAATCCGGTCTTCATCCCGCAACTGTGCCAGCTTTTCATCCGTGACGTTGTAATTGCCATCATGGTGGGCGATCGGAACGGTGATTTCCTGCCCTTTTTCATAGCCCGACAGGAAGTCGCAATTCGTGGTTTCCACTTTCAAACCAATGGGTTTGCAGATGAATTTGAGGTTTCCATTGCGCATCAGTGCACCGGGCAGAATACCAGTTTCGGTCAGCACCTGAAAGCCGTTGCAAATGCCGACGGCATAGCCGCCACGCTCGGTATGTTTGATCAGAGACCGCGTGATGGGTGATTGCGCCGCAATCGCACCGCAACGCAGGTAATCTCCGAAGGAAAACCCACCGGGAATGCCCACTATATCCAGATCACCCGGCAGGTCCGTTTCCTTGTGCCAGATCATCGACACCTTTGCGCCCGCCCGCTCAAACGCCACCGCCAGATCGCGGTCGCAGTTGGAACCCGGAAAAACGATGACGCCCGCCTTCATCACAGCACCTTGATAGCGTAATTTTCGATGACTGTGTTGGCCAGCAGTTTTTCGCACATCTTCCTGACATCCTCTTCCGAGGCGCCATCGGCCAGGTCCAACTCGATCACCTTGCCCTGGCGCACGCTTTCCACGCCCGAAAAGCCCAGATTGCCAAGCGCGTGGCGCACGGCCTCGCCCTGCGGGTCCAGAACGCCGGTTTTCAGCATCACATCAACACGTACTTTCATCGGGGCTAATCCTCAGTTGATCAGGGTCGGTTTGGTGGGGGTGTGGGTCACGTTGGACGGCATGACACCCAGGCGACGCGCCACTTCGGTATAGGCGTCAGCCAGGTTGCCAAGGTCGCGCCGGAACACGTCCTTGTCCAGCTTCTGACCGGTTTCCATGTCCCAAAGGCGGCAACTGTCGGGGCTGATTTCATCGGCCACGATCAAACGCGGAAAATCACCCTCGTAAACGCGGCCCATCTCGATCTTGAAATCGACCAGTTTGATGCCGACGCCATACATGACGCCCGACAGATAATCATTCACGCGCAGCGCCATCGAGACGATCTCGTCCATCTCCTGCTGGCTGGCCCAACCAAACGCGGCGATGTATTCCTCGGGGACCAGCGGATCACCCAAGCTGTCATCTTTATAGGAGAACTCGACGATCGGTCGGGGCAGCGGTGTGCCCTCTTCCAGCCCCAGACGTTTGGCCATGGACCCTGCGGCGACGTTGCGCACGATGATCTCAAGCGGCACGATTTCGACGGCGCGCACAAGCTGTTCGCGCATGTTCAGCCGTTTGATGAAGTGATTGGGAATGCCAAGCTGCGTCAGCCCGGTCATGAAGAACTCGGACAGGCGGTTGTTCAGGACACCCTTGCCGTCGATCACGTCTTTCTTTTCGGCATTGAACGCGGTCGCATCGTCTTTGAAATATTGCACGATTGTGCCCGGCTCGGTGCCCTCATACAGGATCTTTGCCTTGCCTTCATAGAGTTTCTTGCGCCGTGCCATAAGACCTCCGTCGGTCAGTGCGGGATGCAGCCATTGGCGGACCCCCTGCCCGCGCGACTCCCGCTGATGCCCGCCCTATACGTGAAAGCCCGACGCTGGGCAAGAATATCGCCGATATGGTACAATTTCCCGGATTTGAGAGCGCTAGCGGGGTTGCGATAACGGCTTCTCGTTGGCATATCAGTATCGACAAGCGCCATTCGGCCTGCCGAGGGCACAGGACCATGAACAAGGGAACGCCATGACCACCTTTGATGACCGCGAGAACGCCTTCGAAGCCAAATTTGCCCATGATGAAGAGATGATTTTCAAGGCAGAAGCGCGGGCGAACAAAAAGCTGGGCCTGTGGGCCGCCGAGAAAATGGGCAAAACCGGCGATGAAGCCGACGCCTATGCCCGCGAAGTGATCAAGTCAGATTTCGAAGAAGCCGGCCACGAAGATGTGGTGCGCAAGGTCACGGGTGATCTGAGCACGGTCAGCGCCGATGAAGTCCGCGCCAAACGGGCCGAGCTTCTGGCCATCGCCAAAGCCGAGTTGGTCACTGAGGTCTGATCGCCGCTTTCAGACGACAAAAGACCCAAGATTACAGGCGCAGCTTTTCCGGCTGCGCTTTTTTTCACGATGACGGGGTGCGGATCAAAGGATTGCCATCGACCCACTGCGGAAACGACGCAAGATTGATGCCTTTCGCCACGCATTGGGTTTGCGCCTGAACGCAATCCGTGGCAGGTAGCGGCAATACTATTTTTTCTATCTCCGGAGCCCCCGATGACGGACCTGCTGACCCAACTGATGACGGAACGCGATTGGCTGATGGCCGATGGCGCGACCGGAACCACTCTGTTCAACATGGGCCTGACCTCCGGCGATGCGCCCGAGTTGTGGAATGTCGACAAACCCGACAATATTCGCGCGCTTTATAAAGGCGCAGTGGATGCGGGGTCGGACATTTTCCTGACCAACTCGTTTGGTGGCAATGCCTCACGGCTGAAACTGCACGATGCCCAAAGCCGGGTGCGCGAACTGAACCGCGCCGCCGCCGAACTGGGCCGCGAGGTCGCCGACGCCTCGGGCCGCAAGGTGGTCGTGGCCGGGTCCGTTGGCCCGACCGGTGATATCATGGAGCCGATGGGCAGCCTGACCTTCGACAGCGCGGTCGAGATGTTTCATGAACAGGCCGAAGGCCTGAAAGAAGGCGGCGCGGATGTGCTTTGGGTCGAAACCATCTCGGCGCCCGAGGAATACAAGGCCGCCGCCCGTGCCGCCGAACTGGCCGACATGCCATGGTGCGGCACGATGAGCTTCGACACCGCTGGGCGCACCATGATGGGCATCACGTCGGCTGATCTGGCGAAAATGGTGGAAACACTCGGCAAGCCGCCGCTGGCTTTTGGGGCGAACTGCGGTGTCGGCGCGGCAGACTTGCTGCGCACCGTTTTGGGCTTTGCCGCGCAAGGCAGCGAACGACCGATCATCGCCAAGGGCAATGCGGGCATCCCGAAATATGTGGACGGCCATATTCACTATGATGGCACCCCGGAATTGATGGCGGATTATGCAGTTCTGGCCCGCGATTGTGGCGCCACGATCATTGGCGGATGCTGTGGCACAACGCCCGATCACCTGCGCGCCATGCGCGACGCGTTGGAGACCCGCCCGCGAAGCGACAGCCGCCCGACGCTGGAACAGATCGCAGCCGCGCTTGGCGGGTTCTCGTCTGCCTCTGATGGCACTGGCGACGACGCGGGACCGAAACGCGACCGCCGGTCTCGTCGCCGCCGCAGTTAAGCATATCTGGCTAGATCGTCCCGAAAACGAGGGTGCAACCGCCCTCGTTTTCTGTTGGCCATCTGGGTGCATCCTGTCAGAACAGAGACAGTTGATCCCCGGCTTTCGGCGGCACCGAAAACAGATCACAGCGCAGCTTTTGCAAGTCTTTGGACAGATCAAGCCGCCTGCGTGCAATGTCGAACCGACAGCGCAACAGATCAGAAAATGTGCCCTTCCCAACCATCCGAGAACCAAATTCCGAATCATAGTCATCACCGCCGCGCATCTCGCGCATCCGGCCCATCACGCGGGCGGCGCGGTCTGGCACCTGCTCAGTCAGCCAATCCTGAAACAGTTCTGACACCTCACCGGGCAGACGCAGCAGAATATAGCTTGCCGCCCCTGCACCCGCGTCCTTTGCCGCGCTCAGAATCGCTTCAAGTTCGTGGTCTGTCAGGCCGGGCACAACCGGCGCGACCATGACGCGCACAGGAATCCCGGCGGCAGACAAGCGTTCGATCATCTGCAACCGTCTTTTCGGGCTGGGCACCCGTGGTTCCATCTTGCGCGACAGCGCCGCATCCATCGTGGTGACGGAAACGCCCACATGGGTCAGCCCGGCCTGCGCCAGTTCTGCCAGCAAATCAATGTCGCGTTCGATCAGGGTGCCCTTGGTGACGATTGTAACCGGATGGCGAAACCGCGACAGAACCTCCAACACCCCGCGCATGATGCGATACCGCGCCTCAATCGGTTGATAGGGATCGGTATTGGTCCCAATCGCGATCGGGGCCACGTCATAACGCCGGCGTGACAATTCCTGCTCCAGCTGTCTTGGCGCATTTGGGCGGGCGATCAGGTGTGTTTCAAAATCCAGCCCGGCGGAATACCCCAGATAGGCGTGGGTTGGCCGGGCGAAGCAATAGATGCACCCATGTTCGCAGCCGCGATACGGGTTGATCGACCGGTCAAAGCTGATATCGGGCGATGTGTTGCGGGTGATCACACTGCGCGGGTTTTCGATGGCCACATGGGTCTGGATCGTGCGCGGCACCTCTTGCTGCCACCCGTCATCCACACCCACACGCTGATACGGCTCGAACCTGCCGGTGTCGTTGCTGACCGCGCCCCGCCCGCGCCTTGCCTCGGCCCTGATTTTGTTATCGCCGTCTGAAACCA contains the following coding sequences:
- a CDS encoding sigma-54-dependent transcriptional regulator, encoding MAQAMKIAIVDDEQDMRQSISQWLSLSGFETETFPSAEDALKVIGQDYPGVIISDIKMPGIDGMGFLKKLMSLDSSLPVIMITGHGDVPMAVEAMRVGAFDFLEKPFNPDQLTNLAKKATHKRRLAMDARALRRELSDGSTIMKKLIGASPVMSRLREDILDIGQSDGHVLIEGETGTGKTLVAHALHAVGAKAGKKFVVATCAGQEEDDLTRRLFGPMEDGGPQPLVEEARGGTLVLEDIEALPMGLQARLLTWMNDQGTPAETRVVAICNLQEQGKTCEDCLRPDLFYRLAAMKITLPPLRQRGEDILMLFTGFADQFADEYGCAAPTVSAQEAAQLLQAPWPGNIRQLINIAERAVLQSRRGTGTISSLLMSDHDEVQPVMTTEGKPLKEYVEAFERMLIDNTMRRHKGSIVGVMDELCLPRRTLNEKMAKYGLQRSDYLN
- a CDS encoding sensor histidine kinase, which produces MVDLKKRPVPPPRPGVSLRARLVLVALISLAVFVVFFSNRLLTERYTETTRNRAELRVALYSGNLLSELQRNSVVPLLLSRDPALINALNSADYSQSTARLISYRDEIEAASLMLLDGGGRAVAATTREALGSQHRTNPYFVEALRSSETVFTTVQTEAGSYEFSYSRKIEDSDGVIGVIVVNVDLRKFESSWSGISDAVLVTDSEGNVILATEPRWRGKPEGEALATVSATDAIRRSVRDAADWSGLPSDVLFLGEEVMRHESRVPFQGWRIASFTSYASVREKVNAVLALEIMAFAMLLSLLFYLISRRAQFRSVLFAQESADLRQLNLALQREIAERKRAEENLQVAEQTLAQSSKLAALGEMSAAVSHELNQPLAAMKTYLAGAKLLLQRKRPDEALSSFQRIDDLIERMGAITRQLKSYARKGGDAFEPMDVRDSVSTALSMMEPQLKSREVRITRNIPREPVMVMGDRLRLEQVLINLLRNALDATKTVDLPQVDIIVSRGDYVLITVRDNGNGVEDLDNLFEPFYTTKAPGDGVGLGLAISSGIVTDLGGRLTARNGQDGGAVFEVELPVLDDEEMDVEAAE
- the purQ gene encoding phosphoribosylformylglycinamidine synthase subunit PurQ; translated protein: MKAGVIVFPGSNCDRDLAVAFERAGAKVSMIWHKETDLPGDLDIVGIPGGFSFGDYLRCGAIAAQSPITRSLIKHTERGGYAVGICNGFQVLTETGILPGALMRNGNLKFICKPIGLKVETTNCDFLSGYEKGQEITVPIAHHDGNYNVTDEKLAQLRDEDRIAFTYVDNPNGSTGDIAGVMSKNRRVLGMMPHPERCVDEKHGGTDGVAMFRSLVDSVVAA
- the purS gene encoding phosphoribosylformylglycinamidine synthase subunit PurS; its protein translation is MKVRVDVMLKTGVLDPQGEAVRHALGNLGFSGVESVRQGKVIELDLADGASEEDVRKMCEKLLANTVIENYAIKVL
- the purC gene encoding phosphoribosylaminoimidazolesuccinocarboxamide synthase; the encoded protein is MARRKKLYEGKAKILYEGTEPGTIVQYFKDDATAFNAEKKDVIDGKGVLNNRLSEFFMTGLTQLGIPNHFIKRLNMREQLVRAVEIVPLEIIVRNVAAGSMAKRLGLEEGTPLPRPIVEFSYKDDSLGDPLVPEEYIAAFGWASQQEMDEIVSMALRVNDYLSGVMYGVGIKLVDFKIEMGRVYEGDFPRLIVADEISPDSCRLWDMETGQKLDKDVFRRDLGNLADAYTEVARRLGVMPSNVTHTPTKPTLIN
- a CDS encoding DUF1476 domain-containing protein encodes the protein MTTFDDRENAFEAKFAHDEEMIFKAEARANKKLGLWAAEKMGKTGDEADAYAREVIKSDFEEAGHEDVVRKVTGDLSTVSADEVRAKRAELLAIAKAELVTEV
- the bmt gene encoding betaine--homocysteine S-methyltransferase — encoded protein: MTDLLTQLMTERDWLMADGATGTTLFNMGLTSGDAPELWNVDKPDNIRALYKGAVDAGSDIFLTNSFGGNASRLKLHDAQSRVRELNRAAAELGREVADASGRKVVVAGSVGPTGDIMEPMGSLTFDSAVEMFHEQAEGLKEGGADVLWVETISAPEEYKAAARAAELADMPWCGTMSFDTAGRTMMGITSADLAKMVETLGKPPLAFGANCGVGAADLLRTVLGFAAQGSERPIIAKGNAGIPKYVDGHIHYDGTPELMADYAVLARDCGATIIGGCCGTTPDHLRAMRDALETRPRSDSRPTLEQIAAALGGFSSASDGTGDDAGPKRDRRSRRRRS
- a CDS encoding PA0069 family radical SAM protein, with protein sequence MVSDGDNKIRAEARRGRGAVSNDTGRFEPYQRVGVDDGWQQEVPRTIQTHVAIENPRSVITRNTSPDISFDRSINPYRGCEHGCIYCFARPTHAYLGYSAGLDFETHLIARPNAPRQLEQELSRRRYDVAPIAIGTNTDPYQPIEARYRIMRGVLEVLSRFRHPVTIVTKGTLIERDIDLLAELAQAGLTHVGVSVTTMDAALSRKMEPRVPSPKRRLQMIERLSAAGIPVRVMVAPVVPGLTDHELEAILSAAKDAGAGAASYILLRLPGEVSELFQDWLTEQVPDRAARVMGRMREMRGGDDYDSEFGSRMVGKGTFSDLLRCRFDIARRRLDLSKDLQKLRCDLFSVPPKAGDQLSLF